A stretch of DNA from Roseovarius sp. M141:
CGACCAGTTGATCCGCAATCAACTGAGCCGCGTTTTGCCCAAGGGGATGGAGATATCGCATTTTTCGGTGTTGAATCATCTGGCCCGGGCGGGCGCCGAACGTAGCCCTGCCGAACTGGCCAAGAACTTTCACGTCACACGCGGCGCCATGACCAATACCCTGCGCAAGCTGGAATGGGCCGGGTACGTCCATATCCGGCCCGATTGGGATGACGCGCGGCGCAAGCGGGTGTCGATCAGCCCGTCAGGTCGCCGCGCGCGCGCGGCGGCGATATCGTCGATCACGCCGCTGATTTCCGAGGTCGTTTCGGAACTGGGCGAAGACAAGGTGCGCGCGGCCCTGCCGGTGCTGCGCGGCCTGCGCGCCCGGCTGGAGCCGGATGCCTAGCGCGGTTTGCGGCTGGCGGTGACGTAATTCACGCTCAGGTCGCGGTCGGAAATCGACCATTTCCAGCTGATCGGATTGAACACGAATCCCTTGCGATCCACCGGCTCCAGCCCCGCCTGTCGCAGCAGTTCATATAGCTCATCGGGCGTGATGAATTTCGCCCAGTCATGCGTGCCCTTGGGCAGCCAGCGCATCACATGTTCGGCGCCGATGATGGCCGCGACATAGCTTTTCGGATTGCGGTTGAGGGTGGAGCAGATCTGCAAGCCACC
This window harbors:
- a CDS encoding MarR family winged helix-turn-helix transcriptional regulator, translated to MDDTPTNALAVALFSEILTNDQLIRNQLSRVLPKGMEISHFSVLNHLARAGAERSPAELAKNFHVTRGAMTNTLRKLEWAGYVHIRPDWDDARRKRVSISPSGRRARAAAISSITPLISEVVSELGEDKVRAALPVLRGLRARLEPDA